cttggctaactgcaacctctgtctcctggggtctagcaattctcctgcctcagcctcccaaatagctgggattacaggcatgcaccaccacgcctggctaatttttgtatttttttagtagagatggggtttcatcacgttgaccaggctggtattgaacttctgacttcaggtgatctgcccgccttggcctcctacagtgctgggattataggcatgagccaccatgcccagcctactttcaTACATTGTTAAAAGCAGTATCAAATGGTAAAACCATTTTGGAGAACTCTTCGGCAATATACGCTAAAGTTGAACACATTCATGCCCCAGAATCCATAAATTCCACTTCTACACATGTACCTAGGCACCTAACATACTCTTCCTTAATGGGTTTAGGCCTGGGGTCACAAACTCAAATGCACACAGAAAGAGTCTATCATATGATCAATTGTGGTAGACAATAGGGAGTGTCAAGGACTGTGTTTAAACTGGAGAGCTCCCTATTAagattatgttaaaaaaaaaaaatgaaatagacagcctggccaacatggtgaaactccatctctgctaaaaatacaaaaattagccaggcttcgtggcacgcacctgtaatccctgctactcgggaggtcgaggtaggagcattgcttgagcacaggaggcagaggttgtagtgagctgagattgctccactgcactccagcctgggcaacaaagcaagaccctgtctcaaaaagaaaaaaaagagaggagttCTTATCCACACCTGTAGCCATGCTTTCCAAGGGCTCATTGCAGTTTGTGCAGGTCTTCAGATGCAAGAAGACAGCCACAGCTGTGGCACACTGCAAACACAGCAATCAAGGTGAATGGGCGGCCCCTGGAGATGATCGAGCTGTACACACTGATATACGAGCTGCTGGAACCAGTTCTGCTTCTGGACAAGGGGTGATTTGCTGGTATGGACATGTCCATGTGAAAGGTGGTGATCACATGGCCTGGATATATGCTGTCCATCAGTCTAGCTCTAAAGCCCTGATGTCCTATTACCAGAAGTATATGGATGAGTTTTCCAAGGAGGAGATCAAAGACAAAGATCAAAGACATTCTCATACAGTATGACTGGACCCTGCTGGTGGCTGACCTCCACCACCACTAATCCAAAAAATCGAGAGACCCTGGTACCCATGCTTCCTACCAGAAATCCTACCAATAAGCCCATCATGAGAACTGGGGTTTACTTGTATGATAAACAATGtttgagagattttttaaaaaatagatgatcCTTTTGTAGTTCATGAGCATGATGATTGGGTGTTCCCACCCATGTGTGAGATGAGCCACCCTCGAACCTTGTTACCATGTCAACATATTACCTGTCTgacatgagaaaaacaaaaaaaaaaaagaaaaaaaaaagagattatgtTAAGTGCCTGGGAAATATTCTTCTTACTGAGGAAGAAACACCTGGCCAGTTGTACACATTGACCAGGAGGGCATTTTCATTAGAAGTGATTCAAGTGGGTACTGTGGACACCATTTGGTATAACTGCCCATCACTCCTGTTTACTTTCCTCTGGAAATAGCCCCTGCTGCCATGTCTAGACTTCAAGGCTTTGCCTCTCTCTCAATGGCTAATTGCTGTTGAGTGGACACCTTACCCAAGCCAGGAGCAGTGGATTCTGTTGGTGCTCTGCCCAGAGCTCCTTGACTAGGCAGTGTACCATCCCCCAGCTGCTGTGAATGTCAGCTGTGAACACCTCACAGGTGGCCCTGCTATTGAATCATCTTGCCCAAAAATGCTTGAGAAAGTATGTTCTTCCCCTAGAGGGAGAGGTACACCATTGCTTCAAAGTGGGATAACTCAGTCATGTCATTCACTCTCCAGGTCCCATCATGGGATCAGGCTGAGGCTGGGCTTGCTTAGCTCTGTCTCCTGTACCACCCTGCTTCCCTCACTCCCTTAACAGATTTCTCCTGAGAGCACTCTCTCCGTACATCACACCAGAATCCCTCTGCCTTTGGGGAACCCAAGCTAAGTCACAAGGCCCATAAGATCCTTTTATCCCAAAGAACCAGAAAGCCTGGGCACACTGAAACAGAATCGTATCAATGGCAACACAACCATGAACTCCTGGTGCTCAGTTTCTtcccttgctgagctgtggttaTCCAGCTTTCTTTTTGATTTCATCAAAGCCCACAGGAGCTTCCCAATAATCCTCCTTTTTGTTTAAGTCAGccaaagtttccttttttttccctgaaaccAAT
This sequence is a window from Macaca fascicularis isolate 582-1 chromosome 2, T2T-MFA8v1.1. Protein-coding genes within it:
- the LOC107128909 gene encoding LOW QUALITY PROTEIN: small ribosomal subunit protein uS9 (The sequence of the model RefSeq protein was modified relative to this genomic sequence to represent the inferred CDS: inserted 5 bases in 3 codons; deleted 1 base in 1 codon; substituted 2 bases at 2 genomic stop codons) produces the protein MLSKGSLQFVQVFRCKKTATAVAHCKHSNXKVNGRPLEMIELYTLIYELLEPVLLLDKGXFAGMDXVHVKGGDHMAWIYXLSISLALKPXCPITRSIWMSFPRRRSKTKSKTFSYSMTGPCWWLTSTTTNPKNRETLVPMLPTRNPTNKPIMRTGVYLYDKQCLRDFLKNR